One genomic region from Halorussus rarus encodes:
- a CDS encoding type II/IV secretion system ATPase subunit, which produces MTEHGTAQIQDDLREVAMRRPHLRDYLKRFKQFTGEFPRLIDEPSGDWEADKPNVIYPVGGPIYCHVYGDVGQDTEYYAVEPELSGTEQELFGKVRGEILEKSVKKPAPQDEAEYDDRIEELLDDTVLVNDGDGGGGKANLRNLSADQILNWIKNVSYNDFKQGVRTFSTDDIVRVVKDYTNVGTYEVSEQTYENIRYRLNRDIVGFGPLEPIMRDPANEDIHVIGPHETYVDHGTYGMLGTSVDFGSPDRFDNWLRNMGERIGDPVSDSDPIVDSTLPDGSRINIIYSDDVSLKGPSLTIRQGEGTPLSVAQITKWGTLSPKLAAYLWLCLENEQTVFVVGETASGKTTTLNCIMSFIPRDSKIYTAEDTAEVLPPHDTWQQLLTREGGGEDSSDVDMFDLVAAALRSRPDYIIVGEVRGEEGRMAFQAAQTGHPVMLTFHASDIVSMIQRFTGDPINIPETFMDNADVALFQNRVKQGDDVLRRVTSVQEIEGYSKEMGGVVTRQSFYWDPVEDEIVFQGMNNSYVLEEQIATLLGYENTRDIYNELDFRAEVFERMIEENVLGYHEVNETIEAFQRDGVDGLPFDIHRSFD; this is translated from the coding sequence ATGACCGAACACGGGACCGCACAGATTCAGGACGACCTTCGGGAAGTGGCGATGCGCCGCCCCCACCTGCGGGACTACCTCAAGCGGTTCAAGCAGTTCACCGGGGAGTTCCCGCGGCTCATCGACGAGCCGAGCGGCGACTGGGAGGCCGACAAGCCCAACGTCATCTACCCGGTCGGCGGTCCCATCTACTGCCACGTCTACGGCGACGTGGGCCAGGACACCGAGTACTACGCGGTCGAGCCCGAGCTCTCGGGCACCGAACAGGAGCTGTTCGGGAAGGTCCGGGGCGAGATCCTGGAGAAGAGCGTCAAGAAGCCGGCGCCCCAGGACGAGGCCGAGTACGACGACCGCATCGAGGAACTGCTCGACGACACCGTGCTAGTCAACGACGGCGACGGCGGTGGCGGGAAGGCCAACCTCCGGAACCTCTCGGCCGACCAGATCCTGAACTGGATCAAGAACGTCTCGTACAACGACTTCAAGCAGGGCGTCCGGACGTTCTCGACCGACGACATCGTCCGCGTCGTCAAGGACTACACGAACGTCGGCACCTACGAGGTGTCCGAGCAGACCTACGAGAACATCCGGTACCGGCTGAACCGCGACATCGTCGGGTTCGGGCCGCTCGAGCCCATCATGCGCGACCCGGCCAACGAGGACATCCACGTCATCGGCCCCCACGAGACGTACGTCGACCACGGCACCTACGGGATGCTGGGGACGAGCGTGGACTTCGGGTCGCCCGACCGGTTCGACAACTGGCTGCGAAACATGGGCGAGCGCATCGGCGACCCGGTGAGCGACTCCGACCCCATCGTCGACTCCACCCTGCCGGACGGCTCGCGTATCAACATCATCTACTCCGACGACGTGAGCCTGAAGGGGCCGAGCCTCACCATCCGTCAGGGCGAGGGGACGCCGCTTTCCGTGGCCCAGATTACCAAGTGGGGGACGCTCAGCCCGAAGCTTGCGGCGTACCTCTGGCTCTGTCTGGAGAACGAGCAGACCGTGTTCGTGGTCGGGGAGACGGCGTCGGGCAAGACCACGACGCTGAACTGCATCATGTCGTTCATCCCCCGCGACTCGAAGATCTACACCGCGGAGGACACCGCCGAGGTGCTGCCGCCCCACGACACCTGGCAGCAGCTCCTGACCCGGGAGGGCGGCGGCGAGGACTCCTCGGACGTGGACATGTTCGACCTGGTCGCGGCCGCGCTGCGTTCGCGCCCCGACTACATCATCGTGGGCGAGGTCCGTGGGGAGGAGGGTCGCATGGCGTTCCAGGCGGCCCAGACCGGTCACCCCGTGATGCTGACGTTCCACGCGAGCGACATCGTCTCGATGATCCAGCGGTTCACCGGGGACCCCATCAACATCCCCGAGACGTTCATGGACAACGCCGACGTCGCGCTGTTCCAGAACCGGGTCAAGCAGGGCGACGACGTGCTGCGCCGGGTGACCTCGGTCCAGGAGATCGAGGGCTACTCCAAGGAGATGGGCGGCGTCGTGACCCGCCAGTCGTTCTACTGGGACCCGGTCGAGGACGAGATCGTCTTCCAGGGGATGAACAACTCCTACGTGCTCGAAGAGCAGATCGCGACCCTGCTGGGCTACGAGAACACCCGCGACATCTACAACGAACTCGACTTCCGCGCCGAGGTGTTCGAGCGGATGATCGAGGAGAACGTGCTGGGCTACCACGAGGTCAACGAGACCATCGAGGCGTTCCAGCGCGACGGGGTCGACGGGCTCCCGTTCGACATCCACCGGTCGTTCGACTGA
- a CDS encoding ATPase domain-containing protein, with product MTRDNLYSLGLEDHDRLNQELGGGIPRGSIVLIEGDYGAGKSAISQRFSYGLCETDHSVTLLSTELTIGGFIDQMHSLSYSVEDHLLDERLLFLHADVDTGSGRRLTKPSEDDDGNRKELLNRLMNAEAMWNADVIVIDTFDAILRNDPMFEALIRQNEERQAALEIISFFRDLVSQGQVIVLTVDPSTVDEEAIGPFRAIADVFMELQMVEVGNDVRRNISVKRFAGMGEQVGDTIGFSVRADAGIVIESRSVA from the coding sequence ATGACACGAGACAACCTCTACTCGCTCGGCCTCGAAGACCACGACCGACTGAACCAGGAGCTCGGGGGCGGCATCCCCCGGGGTTCCATCGTCCTCATCGAGGGCGACTACGGCGCCGGCAAGTCGGCGATCAGCCAGCGGTTCAGCTACGGGCTGTGCGAGACCGACCACAGCGTCACGCTGCTGTCGACGGAACTCACCATCGGGGGATTCATCGACCAGATGCACTCGCTGTCGTACAGCGTGGAGGACCACCTGCTCGACGAACGGCTGCTGTTCCTCCACGCCGACGTGGACACCGGGAGCGGTCGGCGGCTCACCAAGCCGAGCGAGGACGACGACGGCAACCGCAAGGAGCTGCTCAACCGGCTGATGAACGCCGAGGCGATGTGGAACGCCGACGTCATCGTCATCGACACCTTCGACGCCATCCTCCGCAACGACCCCATGTTCGAGGCGCTCATCCGCCAGAACGAGGAGCGCCAGGCGGCCCTCGAGATCATCTCGTTCTTCCGCGACCTGGTCTCGCAGGGGCAGGTCATCGTGCTCACGGTCGACCCGTCGACCGTCGACGAGGAGGCCATCGGGCCGTTCCGCGCCATCGCCGACGTGTTCATGGAGCTCCAGATGGTCGAGGTCGGCAACGACGTGCGCCGGAACATCTCGGTCAAGCGGTTCGCCGGGATGGGCGAACAGGTCGGCGACACCATCGGGTTCTCGGTGCGCGCCGACGCCGGGATCGTCATCGAGAGCCGCAGCGTCGCCTGA
- a CDS encoding flagellar protein G produces the protein MASVSSSHLILFIASLLIAASVAGTFTQGVQRLSSALGDRSLDVAKDVRTDIEIISDPGSVDAIYDDSGEGSLTVLVKNTGSLNLDADSGQIDVLVDGRLQTDVTVEVADGDTWMVGNVARLTITKSLEPGDHRVTVIVNGDEETLRFRIQ, from the coding sequence GTGGCGAGCGTCTCCAGTTCCCACCTCATCCTGTTCATCGCCAGCCTGCTCATCGCCGCGAGCGTGGCGGGGACGTTCACCCAGGGCGTCCAGCGGCTCTCGTCGGCGCTCGGCGATAGGAGCCTCGACGTCGCGAAGGACGTCCGGACGGACATCGAGATTATCAGCGACCCCGGGAGCGTCGACGCGATTTACGATGACAGCGGTGAAGGGAGCCTGACGGTGCTGGTGAAGAACACCGGGTCGCTGAACCTCGACGCGGACAGCGGACAGATAGACGTACTGGTCGACGGACGGCTACAGACGGACGTGACAGTGGAAGTTGCGGACGGCGACACCTGGATGGTCGGGAACGTTGCCAGACTGACCATTACCAAATCCCTCGAACCCGGCGACCACCGGGTGACGGTCATCGTCAACGGCGACGAGGAGACGTTGCGGTTCAGAATCCAATAA
- a CDS encoding FlaD/FlaE family flagellar protein, producing the protein MKLIGLGDQFVYLLGTGLVGMGIMDFMDEEEGDSVEADGGGGGGDAEMDDDLFGDGMGEESSDEMDDFGGMDGGMDDGMGMDDGMDDWADGGGGDDEFAMGGGGATQELENRIDELENEVAEISSTVGTVRSENEQISSKVDETEENVRKLLEIYEMVTRGVNPFVDDVQQGGMGGGEALGEGGGGFGLFDGDEEEEEEEEDLDSDVADAEAESFFDDDFDEEEDLEDDFEGDDDFEEDDDFDDDAADLGFDSPDEALDDEDAAMDAPEDDGEDAGGGQAGGSTFAELKEEYESGDAEWAEEDGESPPDDEVDPEPAVEPETATDEPGDGDFEFEEPDDTEPATTETAEPAGTARTAGRGGKPYLAELPNGYVSDLVVMEWLEFLVTEFGPEDAVRTVEYYGDIGWISESVEEELLAFVRGFADVDAVDAEETGPATLEVDDHIQSLTFLSQLTGDAVQRKIVEHCAQIRGGRDGIQR; encoded by the coding sequence ATGAAACTTATCGGTCTCGGCGACCAGTTCGTTTACCTCCTCGGAACGGGCTTGGTCGGCATGGGTATCATGGACTTCATGGACGAAGAGGAAGGTGATAGCGTCGAAGCCGATGGCGGCGGCGGTGGCGGCGACGCCGAGATGGACGACGACCTCTTCGGCGACGGCATGGGCGAGGAGTCGAGCGACGAAATGGACGATTTCGGGGGGATGGACGGCGGAATGGACGACGGGATGGGGATGGACGACGGGATGGACGACTGGGCAGACGGCGGCGGCGGGGACGACGAGTTCGCGATGGGCGGCGGGGGCGCGACCCAGGAGCTCGAGAATCGGATCGACGAACTGGAGAACGAGGTCGCCGAGATCTCGTCGACGGTCGGCACGGTCAGGAGCGAGAACGAGCAGATCAGCTCGAAGGTCGACGAGACCGAGGAGAACGTCCGGAAGCTGCTCGAGATCTACGAGATGGTGACGCGCGGCGTCAACCCGTTCGTCGACGACGTCCAGCAGGGGGGCATGGGCGGCGGCGAGGCCCTCGGCGAGGGCGGCGGCGGGTTCGGCCTGTTCGACGGCGACGAGGAGGAAGAGGAAGAGGAGGAGGACCTCGACTCCGACGTCGCCGACGCCGAAGCCGAGAGCTTCTTCGACGACGACTTCGACGAGGAGGAGGACCTCGAGGACGACTTCGAAGGGGACGACGACTTCGAGGAAGACGACGACTTCGACGACGACGCCGCCGACCTCGGCTTCGACTCGCCAGACGAGGCGCTCGACGACGAAGACGCCGCGATGGACGCCCCGGAGGACGACGGGGAGGACGCCGGAGGCGGGCAGGCCGGCGGGTCGACGTTCGCGGAGCTCAAGGAGGAGTACGAGTCCGGCGACGCCGAGTGGGCCGAGGAGGACGGCGAGTCGCCCCCGGACGACGAGGTCGACCCCGAGCCGGCCGTCGAGCCCGAGACCGCCACCGACGAGCCCGGGGACGGCGACTTCGAGTTCGAGGAGCCCGACGACACCGAACCCGCGACGACCGAGACAGCGGAACCGGCCGGGACCGCCAGGACCGCCGGGCGGGGCGGCAAGCCCTACCTCGCGGAACTGCCGAACGGCTACGTCTCGGACCTCGTCGTGATGGAGTGGCTCGAGTTCCTCGTCACGGAGTTCGGCCCCGAGGACGCGGTCCGGACCGTCGAGTACTACGGCGACATCGGGTGGATCAGCGAGTCGGTCGAGGAGGAACTGCTGGCGTTCGTGAGGGGATTCGCCGACGTGGACGCGGTCGACGCGGAGGAGACCGGGCCCGCGACGCTCGAGGTCGACGACCACATCCAGAGCCTCACCTTCCTGAGCCAGCTGACCGGCGACGCCGTCCAACGGAAGATCGTCGAACACTGCGCGCAGATCCGAGGTGGGCGCGATGGGATTCAGCGTTAG
- a CDS encoding CheR family methyltransferase, giving the protein MSLDDADTEAFEALLDYVEAELGFVTSYYDDAYLDRRVSSRMRRSDADGYADYHELLAADETEQEALLDAFSVNVTSFFRNPEVWEEVRSVLRTLSAERDRLRLWSAACSDGREPYSLSMLALDDPEVDDSRVAITATDIDREILAAARQGVYRNTRTTDIGEQLAPLDEFERYVEREDDQFAVTDAVKEPVSFERHDLISGDPKSNFDLVVCRNLFIYIDAEHKLPILETVSKSLSQGGYLVIGKTETLPELLKPAFEPVARRLRIYRKTDSVSI; this is encoded by the coding sequence GTGAGCCTCGACGACGCAGACACCGAGGCGTTCGAGGCCCTGCTCGACTACGTCGAGGCCGAACTGGGCTTCGTCACGAGCTACTACGACGACGCCTACCTCGACCGGCGGGTCTCCTCCCGGATGCGGCGATCGGACGCCGACGGGTACGCCGACTACCACGAACTGCTCGCGGCCGACGAGACCGAGCAGGAGGCGCTGCTCGACGCCTTCTCGGTCAACGTCACGAGCTTCTTCCGGAACCCGGAGGTCTGGGAGGAGGTGCGGTCGGTCCTCCGGACGCTCTCGGCCGAGCGCGACCGGCTCCGGCTCTGGAGCGCGGCGTGCTCGGACGGCCGTGAGCCCTATTCGCTGTCGATGCTGGCGCTCGACGACCCCGAGGTCGACGACTCGCGGGTCGCGATCACCGCGACCGACATCGACCGCGAGATACTCGCGGCGGCTCGGCAGGGCGTCTACCGAAACACGCGAACGACCGACATCGGCGAACAGCTCGCCCCGCTCGACGAGTTCGAGCGGTACGTCGAGCGCGAAGACGACCAATTCGCCGTGACCGACGCGGTCAAGGAGCCGGTCTCGTTCGAGCGCCACGACCTCATCAGCGGCGACCCCAAGTCGAACTTCGACCTCGTGGTCTGTCGGAACCTGTTCATCTACATCGACGCCGAGCACAAGCTCCCGATACTCGAGACGGTCTCGAAGTCGCTGTCCCAGGGCGGCTACCTGGTCATCGGGAAGACCGAGACGCTACCCGAACTGCTCAAGCCCGCCTTCGAGCCGGTGGCCAGGCGGCTCCGGATATACCGGAAAACAGACAGTGTATCTATCTAG
- a CDS encoding chemotaxis protein CheD — MTAERHSFVDDSPERVRVGVAELAVAEGDTRLTTSGLGSCVGVAVVDPAAGVAGLAHVMLPEDSGNDRGKPAKSAALGVERLLDAFEAAGGDVGAAEAKLAGGSQMFDFSGVSEGVGERNVERTRAALADRDVRVVAEDVGGDHGRSLELVPKTGTLRVTSTHQGVEDL, encoded by the coding sequence ATGACGGCAGAACGACACTCATTCGTCGACGACTCGCCCGAGCGCGTGCGGGTCGGCGTCGCGGAGCTCGCCGTCGCCGAAGGCGACACCCGGCTCACGACCAGCGGGCTCGGCTCCTGCGTCGGCGTCGCGGTCGTCGACCCGGCCGCCGGCGTCGCCGGGCTGGCCCACGTCATGCTGCCGGAGGACTCGGGCAACGACCGGGGCAAGCCCGCAAAGTCGGCCGCGCTCGGGGTCGAGCGACTGCTCGACGCCTTCGAGGCCGCGGGCGGCGACGTCGGCGCCGCGGAGGCCAAGCTCGCGGGGGGCAGTCAGATGTTCGACTTCTCCGGCGTCAGCGAGGGCGTCGGCGAGCGCAACGTCGAGCGGACCCGCGCCGCGCTCGCCGACCGGGACGTCCGGGTCGTCGCCGAGGACGTCGGCGGCGACCACGGCCGGTCGCTCGAACTTGTACCGAAGACGGGGACGCTCAGGGTCACGAGTACCCACCAGGGGGTCGAGGACCTGTGA
- a CDS encoding chemotaxis protein CheC: MNVDIESLGTFSRTAQVGAERAAENLTGMTGIETAVNVTEVTLASADELRRADERVGVVIDFDGGIDGTSLLTFSSEGAETLLDTLMPGAGVEESAVAEVGNVVTSGFVGGWADHLETTIDISPPEYVEGDGERLLDAVEFDRDRAFVFRSRVSAVGEALEFEFHMFPEAESMQAMLSGGDEEVPVEKLASLREMAGTGAETASETVSAMTGIDTDVDISQLRFVPVEDVPAELRDEEYVGVVLEFEGALGGYVLILFDVASAREVVDALVPGADPTVTFEGRQRSAIEEIGNVMTSSFIDGWANVLDATIDISPPQFVHDMGRAVAESVVARLGRRQSFAFLFDATLRADDRAFDCEIYALPDESQLRAALDDIDPDATAERTTKAGSL, encoded by the coding sequence ATGAACGTCGACATCGAATCGCTCGGAACGTTCAGCAGGACAGCGCAGGTCGGCGCCGAGCGCGCGGCCGAGAACCTCACCGGGATGACCGGCATCGAGACCGCGGTCAACGTGACCGAGGTGACGCTGGCCTCGGCCGACGAGCTCCGGCGGGCCGACGAGCGCGTCGGCGTCGTCATCGACTTCGACGGCGGCATCGACGGCACCAGCCTGCTGACCTTCTCGTCGGAGGGGGCCGAGACGCTGCTGGACACCCTGATGCCCGGCGCGGGCGTCGAGGAGAGCGCGGTCGCGGAGGTCGGCAACGTCGTCACCAGCGGGTTCGTCGGCGGGTGGGCCGACCACCTCGAGACCACCATCGACATCTCGCCGCCCGAGTACGTCGAGGGCGACGGCGAGCGGTTGCTCGACGCGGTCGAGTTCGACCGCGACCGGGCGTTCGTCTTCCGGAGCCGGGTCAGCGCCGTCGGGGAGGCCCTGGAGTTCGAGTTCCACATGTTCCCCGAGGCCGAGTCGATGCAGGCGATGCTGTCGGGCGGCGACGAGGAGGTCCCGGTCGAGAAGCTGGCGTCCCTCCGCGAGATGGCGGGGACCGGCGCGGAGACCGCCTCCGAGACCGTCTCGGCGATGACCGGCATCGACACCGACGTCGACATCAGCCAGCTGCGGTTCGTCCCCGTCGAGGACGTGCCCGCGGAACTGCGCGACGAGGAGTACGTCGGCGTCGTCCTCGAGTTCGAGGGAGCGCTCGGGGGCTACGTCCTGATCCTGTTCGACGTGGCGTCGGCCCGCGAGGTCGTCGACGCGCTCGTCCCCGGCGCCGACCCGACGGTGACGTTCGAGGGCCGACAGCGGTCGGCGATCGAGGAGATCGGCAACGTGATGACCAGCAGCTTCATCGACGGCTGGGCGAACGTGCTCGACGCCACCATCGACATCTCGCCGCCCCAGTTCGTCCACGACATGGGGCGGGCGGTCGCCGAGTCGGTCGTTGCCCGGCTCGGCCGGCGCCAATCGTTCGCGTTCCTGTTCGACGCCACGCTCCGGGCCGACGACCGCGCGTTCGACTGCGAGATCTACGCGCTCCCCGACGAGTCCCAGCTCCGGGCCGCCCTCGACGACATCGACCCGGACGCCACGGCCGAGCGGACCACGAAAGCGGGGTCACTATGA
- a CDS encoding chemotaxis protein CheC, with amino-acid sequence MSRGDSRNLQVDIRKLNLFNQMAKEGANTVANHLNQMTGMETEMEITKINFLEIDDIKTHVGHDKQVGTHIELVEPPHGYILFLFSAKSAKKLATGMLPGSADPSSQGFSDMERSAVQEIGNIMTSGFIDGWANVLNTTIDISTPKFTYGAGSKLVDNLVGTRPDEMALVFDSRVHAREADVEVKVYTFPELEELVSLMQQIEI; translated from the coding sequence ATGAGCAGAGGTGACTCACGAAACTTGCAAGTCGACATACGAAAGCTGAACCTGTTCAACCAGATGGCCAAGGAGGGGGCGAACACGGTCGCCAACCACCTCAACCAGATGACGGGGATGGAGACCGAGATGGAGATCACGAAGATCAACTTCCTCGAGATCGACGACATCAAGACCCACGTCGGTCACGACAAGCAGGTCGGCACGCACATCGAACTCGTGGAACCGCCTCACGGCTACATCCTGTTCCTCTTCAGCGCCAAGAGCGCGAAGAAGCTCGCTACCGGGATGCTCCCCGGGAGCGCAGACCCCTCCTCGCAGGGCTTCTCCGACATGGAGCGCTCTGCGGTCCAGGAGATCGGCAACATCATGACCAGCGGGTTCATCGACGGGTGGGCCAACGTGCTCAACACCACCATCGACATCTCGACGCCGAAGTTCACCTACGGCGCGGGGTCGAAACTGGTCGACAACCTGGTCGGCACCCGGCCCGACGAGATGGCTCTGGTCTTTGATTCGCGCGTGCACGCTCGCGAGGCCGACGTCGAGGTGAAGGTGTACACCTTCCCCGAACTCGAGGAACTGGTCTCGCTGATGCAGCAGATCGAGATATGA
- a CDS encoding chemotaxis protein CheA, whose protein sequence is MDDYIQDFIRESEENVTELNNSLLELEDDPSDEEAMDSIFRTAHTLKGNFGAMGFQDASNLAHAIEDLLDEIRQGRMEVTPEIMDLVFAGVDEIDRALDQIEDEGESDIDPDDTIEQIREVIERGGAAPADGADAGDDGDAGAAPGDGDDADADATADSQADDEPDDGAADATDQSGLGDVPVGEFEDPAALAAADGPVFHVDVDMGDPQMKGVDGMFALEGLQDDLDLLGTVPGVDAINDGEYDDGFDAFVVADGAGEVEAVVESVGKIEDGTVTALDVDEIDVEGASPSDAGASETGAETAPEAEAGDATAESADATGDGEESADDFTDADVVETADSAAGESDDSGSGGDSSDAGDDSAAQEIEEIQSVRVDVDQLDDLHGQVEQLVTSRIKLRRSVEQAQFDSAEDHLDELDKITSSLQDTVMDMRLVPLKKVVNKFPRLVRDLAREQEKEIDFAMEGTDIELDRTILDEISDPLMHLLRNAVDHGIESPEEREAAGKSSEGTIQLRGFRERDRVTIEVEDDGSGIDPDAIRTKAVEKGVMSREEAEKLDTEEAQKLVFHAGFSTNDEVTDVSGRGVGMDVVQDTVSRLDGEISVDSAPGEGTTFSLSLPVTVAIVKVLFVQSGDEEYGVPIKNVDEIRRMEDVQTVEGEEVVTHDDTVYPLVRLGDALNVPGETRNGDGMLVRVKESERKVAIHCDAVSRQEEVVVKPFEGILSGIPGLSGAAVLGEGDVVTILDVETL, encoded by the coding sequence ATGGACGACTACATACAGGACTTCATACGCGAGAGCGAAGAGAACGTCACGGAGTTGAACAACTCCCTGCTCGAACTGGAGGACGACCCGAGCGACGAGGAAGCGATGGACTCCATCTTCCGGACCGCCCACACGCTGAAGGGCAACTTCGGTGCGATGGGGTTCCAGGACGCGAGCAACCTCGCGCACGCCATCGAGGACCTGCTCGACGAGATCCGTCAGGGCCGGATGGAGGTCACGCCCGAGATCATGGACCTCGTGTTCGCGGGCGTCGACGAGATCGACCGCGCGCTCGACCAGATCGAGGACGAGGGCGAGTCCGACATCGACCCCGACGACACCATCGAGCAGATCCGCGAGGTCATCGAGCGCGGCGGCGCCGCCCCGGCAGACGGCGCAGATGCGGGCGACGACGGTGATGCTGGAGCCGCGCCCGGCGACGGCGACGACGCCGACGCTGACGCGACCGCCGACTCGCAGGCCGACGACGAACCGGACGACGGGGCTGCCGACGCCACCGACCAGTCGGGGCTCGGCGACGTCCCGGTCGGCGAGTTCGAGGACCCCGCGGCGCTGGCGGCCGCCGACGGCCCGGTGTTCCACGTCGACGTGGACATGGGCGACCCCCAGATGAAGGGCGTCGACGGCATGTTCGCCTTGGAGGGGCTCCAGGACGACCTCGACCTGCTCGGGACGGTCCCGGGCGTCGACGCCATCAACGACGGCGAGTACGACGACGGCTTCGACGCGTTCGTCGTCGCCGACGGCGCCGGCGAGGTCGAGGCGGTCGTCGAGTCGGTCGGCAAGATCGAGGACGGGACCGTCACCGCGCTCGACGTCGACGAAATCGACGTCGAAGGTGCGTCACCCTCGGACGCGGGCGCGTCTGAGACCGGGGCGGAAACCGCACCCGAGGCCGAAGCGGGAGACGCGACCGCCGAGAGCGCCGACGCGACCGGCGACGGCGAGGAGTCGGCCGACGACTTCACCGACGCCGACGTGGTCGAGACGGCCGATTCAGCCGCCGGCGAGTCTGACGACTCCGGCTCCGGCGGCGATTCGTCGGACGCCGGGGACGATTCGGCGGCCCAGGAGATAGAGGAGATCCAGTCGGTCCGCGTCGACGTCGACCAGCTCGACGACCTCCACGGCCAGGTCGAACAGCTGGTCACGAGCCGCATCAAGCTCCGGCGGTCGGTCGAACAGGCCCAGTTCGACAGCGCCGAGGACCACCTCGACGAACTCGACAAGATCACCTCGAGCCTTCAGGACACCGTGATGGACATGCGGCTGGTCCCGCTCAAGAAGGTGGTCAACAAGTTCCCGCGGCTGGTCCGGGACCTCGCGCGCGAGCAGGAGAAGGAGATCGACTTCGCGATGGAGGGGACCGACATCGAGCTCGACCGCACCATCCTCGACGAGATCAGCGACCCGCTGATGCACCTGCTGCGCAACGCGGTCGACCACGGCATCGAGTCGCCCGAGGAGCGCGAGGCCGCGGGCAAGTCCTCCGAGGGGACCATCCAGCTCCGCGGATTCCGAGAGCGCGACCGGGTGACCATCGAGGTCGAGGACGACGGCAGCGGCATCGACCCCGACGCCATCCGGACCAAGGCGGTCGAGAAGGGCGTGATGAGCCGAGAGGAGGCCGAGAAGCTCGACACCGAGGAGGCCCAGAAGCTCGTGTTCCACGCCGGGTTCTCCACCAACGACGAGGTGACCGACGTCAGCGGTCGCGGCGTCGGGATGGACGTCGTCCAGGACACCGTCTCCCGGCTCGACGGCGAGATCAGCGTCGACAGCGCGCCCGGCGAGGGCACGACGTTCAGCCTCTCGCTGCCGGTGACGGTCGCCATCGTCAAGGTGCTGTTCGTCCAGTCGGGCGACGAGGAGTACGGCGTCCCGATCAAGAACGTCGACGAGATCCGGCGGATGGAGGACGTCCAGACCGTCGAGGGCGAGGAGGTCGTCACCCACGACGACACGGTCTACCCCCTCGTGCGCCTCGGCGACGCGCTGAACGTCCCCGGCGAGACCAGGAACGGCGACGGCATGCTGGTCCGGGTCAAGGAGTCCGAGCGCAAGGTCGCCATCCACTGCGACGCCGTCAGCCGCCAGGAGGAGGTCGTCGTCAAGCCGTTCGAGGGCATCCTGTCGGGCATCCCCGGACTGTCGGGCGCCGCGGTCCTCGGCGAGGGCGACGTGGTGACGATCCTGGACGTGGAGACGCTATGA